The segment CCTGTTTCCGCATCTGATGAGCCAATTTGCCCGGCCGTATAACTCCATATATACGTTCCGGCCGTGTTAAGTTTCATCACAAAATAGGTCTGATCCGTAGTAATTCCGGAAACAGTACTTAATGTAGCAACAACTGTTGGAGATCCGGGGAAAATGGTGCGGTTTACAGTAGCCGTTCCGGTAAAATGCCCGGTAATGTAAATATCAGCACCCGAAGTTGTGGTAAATTTATCTGTCGCATTCACCACATCATCGCCAGCACCGGCAATAATATATTCAAAAACAATGTTGTTTGCGGCATCAAACATTCTAACATAACCATCATTATTTCCCGCCGAATTTATTCTCGAACCCACCACTATTTTCTGGCTGGTATTCGTTACTTCCACATCCAGAGCAAGGTCTGTTGGGGTGTAGGTTCCTCCAAAAACGGAAGTTGCAGAATTAAACGCCTGAGCGTTTAGCACGGTTGCACCGCTGCAGAATACTGCAGCAAGTGCTAAAAACACTTTTTTCATGGGTTGTGTGTTATTAAATTACCTACTCTGTTCTGGCTTTTCGGTTTCCGCCACAGAAAAAATTATCAGTCCCGTAAAATGACGGGTAAGGGTTAATAAGGGAGTTTGAATTTTGGGATATTGGTAAGAGTCAAAAAGATAACCAGTAATCCAGGGTTATTGATTCGGGGTAGATATAGCAATAATAAAACAGTAATTTATGAAAGTCAATAACAAAAACGGGTAATCTTTCAGGAGTTCAAAGCATTAAATAATTAAACATAATTGCTATAAATACCTGCCGCACGCAACTGGCCTGCGGCAGGTATAAAAGGTTAATGAGTAATGATTAGTTTGCCCTGTTGCACACTACCCGAATATTCGTGTACACGCCACAGGTATGTGCCCGCAGGCAGTTGTGCAGTGGAGATTTCGGTTTGTGTTTGGGTAATGGTTTGTTCGAGAATTGTACGCCCGGAGAGATCGAGAATTTGTAATAGCGCATTATTTTCGGCCAGATCGGTGTTGTAGAGTTGGAGAGTGAATTGATTGTTGGCCGGGTTGGGGAAAACTTTCGGAATACCGGTTAAATCAATAAAACATTCATTCGGAAATTGTTCTTCTTGAGAAATGGCTGATGTAACGCCGATACGATTTGCCTCACAGCCAAGACATGGGCCAATTTCTGCCAGGAAGTAGCTGGAATTGTTTGGTTGCGCAACAAAATCGGGATCAAGCAAGACAAAATTCCCGGCCCTAAAAGTTGTATTAATAGTCGGATTAACCGATACGGGTATTGGGCTACTGGGTAGTGTGACCCGACTTCCCGCCTGAATATAATTTTGTCGGACAAAAAAACCGGCAGGGCTAACGGGGAAGGTATGGTCAATGATCAAACTTGGTTCGCAGTACAAAAGAGAAACACCGTCGATATGAATGTTTTGGGTTTGTGCGGTAGCTGTCGTTGATCGGGGGTATATGGCCAAATAGTTGTATGTGTTATCAGGTACAATTGGGATGGAGACATAGTTCCACTGATTATCAACGCCAAAGCTAATCGGGGTTATTGCGATTTGAAACGAGCCGTAAGCCGGCACAGATCCGCATGAAGCACTGGGGCCGGTTGGGGGGGTGTTATGCAGAATAACATCAAGAAACCCTGGAGCATTGTATGTTCTGTACCAAAAACAAAGCGTTAGGTTCATTCGTGTAGTTACGGGCTGTGTTAGATTTGCGGTAATGCCTTCGCCCTGAAAGCCTGTTCCGGAAACCATGCTCCACATTCGCACATAGTTTGGGCCATCAGCACCATCACCCCCCAACACCATTTGTGGAGTACCATGTGAAACAGTCCAGCCGGAGAGTGAAGTGAATGAGCCGCAAGGTGTAGTGGGAGGATCGATCGTTGCGCCCAAAGTGTTCTCAAAATCTCCGGTAATTATCAGATTTGTCTGGGTTATTCCGGAAATACTGGAGAGAAACATAAAAAAGAGAGACAGGACAGCTTTCATAGTATTAGTTTTTTAGTTTCTTTTTCAACTCTTCATTTTCCTGTTTGAGTTGGATGAGATGCAGCCACAGTTCTTCAATTTGAAGTAACAACGCGGCGTCCATTTGAGCTACATCATACCCCTCTTCCTCAACCTGTGTGGCACTTGGCATACCTGGTAGGTGGTGGTTGGCTTGAATGAATGCGTTTACTTCATGGATAGGTTTAAGTCGGTAGCCCGGAGCAAAAACAAAATCCGACCAGTTTGCGGCATTAACTGTGGCAACCTTAACCCGGCTGGTTAATATTCCATTTTCCACATACAAACCATATGAACCAGGAAGTGTAACTGTTGATGGATTTCCAATCAATACATTGCCACGAACTGTCAGAAGTGCTGATGGTGTTGCAGTACCAATTCCCACACGGTTATCGTCACTTAAAAACAATACGTTGTTTACTGTACTTATAGTAGTGCCATTTGAAAGGTGTGAAAGATTTGGGCGCCAGAAATTCAATCCTTTCATACCACTATTATACTCCAGCGCCCACTCGCCGTTGGGTGCTGAAGATGTGGTTCCTCCCCAAAAAATATTCGGGGCACCATGAACAGGATCTGTTCCGGTAAACTTAAGGCTACCATTGTTTACATGAAGCAGAGTGACTGGTGACGCTATACCGATGCCGATGCGTCCTGTTCCGGATTTAATAATAAAGTTTTCATTAAATGTACTTGCTCCGGTTTGGGTTCTTACACGCATAAGATCTCCTGTGACGTTTGGAAATCCACAAGTCAAAAAAGAGGAGCTAAAACCGGTGATTGAAAACGTTGCAATGTTTGTAGATGAACAATGTGCTCTAAGATCAAGCGATGCATTCGGAACACTGGTGTTAATGCCCACTCCTGATGTTGTTGCTGTTCCCAATGATGGAGTGGGTGCAAAAATTTGTTGGGCTGATAATTGCCAGGTTGATAATCCAAAGAACAATAGAACAGCAAATGATTTTTTAGTAGCCATAGTAAACAGACATTTATAAACACCTACTCGCTCCCGGCTTTTCGGTTTCCGCCGAGACAAAACAATTCCACGCCGGCGTACCCGGCTATTTTATTGAATAAAATACATTGTTTTGTCTGCGGCTAAACTACAACCGCCATTTACCCTAAAGCAATACCATAAATGGTACTTTTACAGGTAAACCAGTATTAAATCGATTTACACCACACCAACCGACTGCATGTGCAGAATAAGTGAAGCACTGTTTGCCGAACCGGTTTTCTCCAGCAGGTTTTTCCGGTATTTATCAATGGAATGCTTGGAAAGAAAAATCGTATCGGCAATTTCCTGACTGGTTTTTCCCTGCATCATCAGCCGTACAATCTTCAATTCGTTTTCACTGAATACATTGATTACCGGATTGTACTGCTTCAGGTATTCCGACATTATTTCCACGCTTCCGTCCTTGTCGGTAATTACAAAATAGTAATACACTTTTTCGTGCGGCGGGCCAAAGTCAATACGGCTCATCTGGCTCAGGCAAATGAGCGGTGTGTTGGTTTGTTCGTCGCTTTCAATAATGTTGTTGGTCTCAAGTACGCGTATATAATTTCCCTGAGCAGTGCGCACACGGTAACTGATGCAGAAATGACCAATTCCTTTTACCGGAACAGGCATGGCCAGCAGTCCTTCGAGTACTAAGTAATACAATTTGGCAAACGCCTCCTGATCGTCGGGATGAAC is part of the Bacteroidota bacterium genome and harbors:
- a CDS encoding T9SS type A sorting domain-containing protein; translation: MKAVLSLFFMFLSSISGITQTNLIITGDFENTLGATIDPPTTPCGSFTSLSGWTVSHGTPQMVLGGDGADGPNYVRMWSMVSGTGFQGEGITANLTQPVTTRMNLTLCFWYRTYNAPGFLDVILHNTPPTGPSASCGSVPAYGSFQIAITPISFGVDNQWNYVSIPIVPDNTYNYLAIYPRSTTATAQTQNIHIDGVSLLYCEPSLIIDHTFPVSPAGFFVRQNYIQAGSRVTLPSSPIPVSVNPTINTTFRAGNFVLLDPDFVAQPNNSSYFLAEIGPCLGCEANRIGVTSAISQEEQFPNECFIDLTGIPKVFPNPANNQFTLQLYNTDLAENNALLQILDLSGRTILEQTITQTQTEISTAQLPAGTYLWRVHEYSGSVQQGKLIITH
- a CDS encoding PAS domain-containing protein — its product is MSSVADLFKHYCASKIASRCHDVGAERKQQLIAELKNSPLRQVVQAWSVLDFYTYSHLHTEGYERYFGWPDAEMTSEKILEIVHPDDQEAFAKLYYLVLEGLLAMPVPVKGIGHFCISYRVRTAQGNYIRVLETNNIIESDEQTNTPLICLSQMSRIDFGPPHEKVYYYFVITDKDGSVEIMSEYLKQYNPVINVFSENELKIVRLMMQGKTSQEIADTIFLSKHSIDKYRKNLLEKTGSANSASLILHMQSVGVV